The stretch of DNA ATTGCAGATGCCATACAAAAGCTTATTGTCATGGATGCATCCTATGATATGGTACAGCGTTGTCAAAATGATTACCATGCATCTAACAACCCCGATAACACCGAGACAATGTTTGTAGTTGGTGACGAAGAATTCTTGCCTATCAAAGAAAAGTGTGGGAGTTAGCTTTCTATTTAATTATATAGTTtgcatttcatatttattgatttaatattACTTACATGTATCATTCCCAGCTCTGTGGATTTGGTTATTAGTTGCTTGGGGCTACACTGGACAAATGATCTGCCAGGAGCAATGATACAAGTAAACTTACTTTCTTATACAGACAGATACATCATGTTGCTTATTATAAGGCTTCATTTCTATTTCACTTTCACTGTTTCTTCTTACTATCTCAAAAACACCACTAAATCATGCTACAAATATTTCACTTATTATAATGTCATTTTTTCATCTTTCACAGTCTATGTTGGCATTGAAGCCTGATGGCCTATTTTTAGCAGCTATTCTCGGAGGAGAAACGTTAAAGTGACTGTTCTAATATTTTTAGAGCTTTATTTCGAACACCAATATATGTCTGGACCATTTTTATGACATTTTGCTGCTATCAGGGAACTCAGAATAGCTTGTACTGTAGCACAAATGGAACGTGAAGGAGGGATCAGTCCTCGAATTTCACCTTTAGCACAGGTATGCATTATTGCAAAACTTATTTACTTGTTAGTTAAGGTCATTAGCATGTTGAATGAATATTAATTATGTAATGGTGTTTCATTCATATAGAATAATAAGGTTCTGTTAGACCCCTGATCCATAATAATACTAATCCCCGCACTTGAAGAGTTTACATGAGGAAATCTAGTATAAGTAGAAAAATAAACCGGCTAATGATGTATGAACAGGGGATGTTAACTAGTGAAGGTCGGTTACACAGTTATTTTGTTTATCATTTCCATAGGTTATATAATTCTGTTCTACCATTTTCTTAGCTGATTTTTCTGAGGTTGTTACCTGGTTGAGGGGAATTTTACGGGGATACCATAGTCATCTTTAGGGGGACTTTTTGGGTGTCTAGTAGAAACCGATGCGCTTAATTAGCTCTGGGGATTGATGTGTCAAGTTTCtgtcaaaatatcatttctcaTAAGTTTGTTTGTCACATATACCTCTTTATGATCTTTTGGTTAATCTGGCTAGATTTAACTTCAAAGCTTTATAAACAAGAGTTTATTTCTTACAAGTAAAAAAATGAAGCTGGAACTGAAAACACCTTTTGCCCCATTAGGTTCGAGATGCTGGGAATCTTTTGACTAGGGCAGGATTCAACCTTCCAGGTGTGGATGTTGACGAGTATACAGTTAAATATGAAAGTGGTAAGGTTTTCCACTTTGTTCTGTAATTGAAATATTCTAAATGCTTGGCATAAATTAATCAAGTTTTGACTTCTCCTTAAACATTGGCTACTGAGATTCTTTCTTAGTTGATGACCAAATACAAAGTTAATAAAGGCAACGATTATTGCTAACTAAAATGGGTGTATAGTAAATAAAGGTGGCTTTATAATAAGTTATAATAACATTCATTCAAGTTGTTACATGTTTTTTATAATGTATGCGACTTCAATAACCTTCTTGCTCTTGTGATTCATTTTTGTAATGGTTGTTCTTATCTCTCTTTAGTACAGCCCTCGAGCTTATAGAACATCTTCGTGCAATGGGTGAAACAAATGCACTTTCCCAAATGAACACggtaaagttttttttgctttcttttttcTATTGCAATGGGTGCAATAGATGTTAAATAGAATTTCATTTTATCAAATGGGGAACCTTGGATGTTGTTTCATCTCATCTTGAAAAAAAAGGTGTGCATAAATGAAATAGATGCTGAAGAGGGACACAGCCTTAGCAACAGCAGCTATTTATGATTCAATGTTTGCTTCAGAAGATGGCACTGTACCTGCAACCTTCCAGGTAATCAAAATAGAAGTACAAGGAAATAATTCTTGGTCCATGCTCAAACTTCACATGTTTATGTTCGTCAGTTTCGTGCATATTTTACTTCATAATATGGTTATATAGCTATGTCCTCTTTTACATGTGGTTACAATTTTCTTCTTGAACCCGTTGATATAATAATGTACTACTAATTATGAACAATATGGTCATTATTATGTTTAAATAGGTTATATACATGACGGGGTGGAAGGAACATTCTTCTCAACAGAAACCAAAACGAAGAGGATCTGCTACTGTTTCTTTCAAGGATATTCAGACTCAGTTTGGCAACCAgagttaacttttttttttcctttcattttatTCTCACCTGTGGcatttaagttttaatttatgTATCAAGGCCATTAACATCAAAAGCATATGACTTTTCACTTTG from Trifolium pratense cultivar HEN17-A07 linkage group LG5, ARS_RC_1.1, whole genome shotgun sequence encodes:
- the LOC123885444 gene encoding putative methyltransferase At1g22800, mitochondrial; protein product: MMRRTVFSLFGSSRSFSTNSKVNIFDRQLKRNQRDRATWLMPQNDPLLHTVADNLLDRLQDVKKTFPSALCLGGSLQAITRSLRTRDAIQKLIVMDASYDMVQRCQNDYHASNNPDNTETMFVVGDEEFLPIKENSVDLVISCLGLHWTNDLPGAMIQSMLALKPDGLFLAAILGGETLKELRIACTVAQMEREGGISPRISPLAQVRDAGNLLTRAGFNLPGVDVDEYTVKYESALELIEHLRAMGETNALSQMNTMLKRDTALATAAIYDSMFASEDGTVPATFQVIYMTGWKEHSSQQKPKRRGSATVSFKDIQTQFGNQS